GGGTCTATCAGATATTCTTCTAGGGGTAAAGCGACTAGCTCCCCATCTTTGACAAGAATACCGCATCTGACTTCTCGACCAGGTTCGATGAATTCTTCTACGATTACCTCCGAAGCATATTCAAATGCTTTCTTTAAAGCAGCGTCATAGTCAGCAGCATCTTTAACTAAAGACACCCCTAAAGAGTCGGCGGCAGTTGCGGGTTTGATGACTGCTGGAGGTTTAATTGTCGGAACGTCTCCTTGGCGGAGTAGTTCTCCAAAAGGCACTTTCACCCCTGCTGCTGCGACAATTGCTTTGGTTATGGCTTTGTGGTTCGCTATTGCCATGACATCCGGAGTATTGCCTATGTAAGGAATTTTAAGCAGGTCAAATAATGCGCGGTAGTGAGTCATTCCAGGGATACACATCATTTGTGGCAACACAAGGTCAATGTTTTGCGCTGTTATAAACTGTATAGCCTCTAATAGAGACATCGGTTTGGCGACAGCAATATCTTCCTGACTGAGGGAGGAAGGAAATCGCCACTGGCTATCAGGTGTGATGTATGCAATCAGAAAGTCATAAAGCGATGGATTTGCCGTAGCTAGCAGACAGCTTTCGGCGTAATCGCGTGACAAATTACAGTAAAAATCATTGTATGCAGACCCAACTAAATGAAGGATACGAAGTACTGGCATAATTCATCTTCCTATATACACTCTTACCGTTTACTTTCTTGCATACACGGTACTCCACCTGTATTCACTCTAGATGGCAAGCAAACTCAGTCGCCACCTCTCTGTACGAGTTTTCCGATGTTGAAATCAATTCTCACCCAACCTTTTAATTTTCGCAAATTGTCGAGTAATAGTAAGGGAATATAGCAGTGATGTACCATTAAAAATGGTAGAGGGTCGTTAACATCAAAGATTGCATCCTTTCCCCGCCAAATGCTTTTAAACCACGTTTGCAACTGCTTTAATGATCTAATTTCATTAAGTCTCCAAACCTCGT
Above is a genomic segment from Coleofasciculus sp. FACHB-1120 containing:
- a CDS encoding ATP-grasp domain-containing protein; translation: MPVLRILHLVGSAYNDFYCNLSRDYAESCLLATANPSLYDFLIAYITPDSQWRFPSSLSQEDIAVAKPMSLLEAIQFITAQNIDLVLPQMMCIPGMTHYRALFDLLKIPYIGNTPDVMAIANHKAITKAIVAAAGVKVPFGELLRQGDVPTIKPPAVIKPATAADSLGVSLVKDAADYDAALKKAFEYASEVIVEEFIEPGREVRCGILVKDGELVALPLEEYLIDPDETPIRSYSEKFKKDPGDRNLRTTAKEYIAGWIVDPDDQIVQKVQQEAKKCHLALGCRHYSLFDFRIDPKGEPWFIEAGLYCIFDRKSVIAYTANAAGIPLNELFMTAIDETLGMS